In the bacterium genome, one interval contains:
- a CDS encoding AMIN domain-containing protein, protein MAARPDSSVRGGIATVTGITLWGTPSRPWVSISASGPIRYRLRNVERDWVVVDVSRAQLALGSGKLPAGRGIVRQVRAGQNAPDVVRVVLELTEPIPVHVATSLDKTTIVVSLAAKERDKGSEPSTGTQQLTAARSSSIARFASNMLPEASALPGPASLNPRGKR, encoded by the coding sequence GTGGCCGCTCGGCCAGACAGCAGCGTTCGAGGTGGAATCGCCACGGTCACAGGCATCACGCTCTGGGGAACGCCCAGCCGGCCGTGGGTCTCGATCTCTGCATCCGGACCCATCCGGTATCGGCTCCGCAACGTCGAACGAGACTGGGTCGTGGTAGACGTCTCCAGGGCCCAACTGGCCCTCGGGTCGGGGAAGCTACCGGCCGGCCGAGGCATCGTGCGGCAGGTTCGCGCCGGTCAGAATGCCCCGGATGTCGTCCGGGTGGTCTTGGAGCTCACGGAGCCCATCCCGGTCCACGTCGCCACATCGCTGGACAAGACCACGATCGTCGTGAGCCTCGCCGCGAAGGAACGAGATAAGGGGAGTGAGCCTTCGACCGGCACTCAACAGCTCACCGCAGCTCGGTCTTCCAGCATTGCTCGGTTCGCGTCCAACATGCTACCTGAAGCCAGCGCGCTGCCAGGCCCTGCGTCGCTGAACCCACGGGGAAAGCGATGA
- a CDS encoding polysaccharide biosynthesis/export family protein: MKPRITILAALLLVTSLVDGSPAAPVQPPPTNPGVPDNYILGPGDQIEINVFGEPDLTRTVTIKPDGIIALPLINQVTATGKTAAQLEAELTRLYSKYLKKPSVSVLVRQFRMNPIYVMGEVSKPGRYDLTYEMTFLDALTLAGGATDKANLDGSQLVRVENGKNKAIPIKANQMIQGKAATPNLKLQPGDLIYVPRRGLGIMDILNNIGVLRMILGL; encoded by the coding sequence ATGAAGCCCAGAATCACGATCCTTGCTGCATTGCTCTTGGTCACAAGTCTCGTCGATGGTTCACCGGCCGCCCCGGTGCAGCCGCCGCCGACGAATCCTGGGGTGCCAGATAACTACATCCTCGGCCCCGGCGACCAGATCGAGATCAACGTGTTTGGGGAACCAGATCTCACCAGAACGGTGACGATCAAACCGGATGGCATTATCGCTCTCCCCCTCATCAACCAAGTAACGGCGACGGGGAAGACGGCGGCACAACTCGAGGCCGAGCTGACGAGATTGTACTCGAAGTACCTGAAGAAGCCGTCCGTTTCCGTCCTCGTGCGCCAGTTCCGCATGAATCCCATTTATGTGATGGGCGAGGTGTCGAAACCGGGACGCTACGACCTGACCTATGAGATGACCTTTCTCGACGCGCTCACGCTCGCGGGAGGCGCGACGGACAAGGCGAATCTGGACGGCTCGCAACTCGTCCGGGTTGAAAACGGTAAAAACAAGGCGATCCCGATTAAGGCGAACCAGATGATCCAGGGGAAGGCCGCGACGCCAAACCTGAAGCTGCAGCCCGGAGACTTGATTTATGTCCCCCGGCGCGGCTTGGGCATCATGGATATCTTGAACAATATCGGTGTTTTAAGAATGATCCTCGGGTTGTAG